A window from Variovorax sp. PBL-E5 encodes these proteins:
- the denD gene encoding D-erythronate dehydrogenase gives MKLMITGGGGFLGARLARTLLRRGTLDGQRIERMVLTDIAPPPADLVADARVEARTGPLLMQTDALRAESFDGVFHLAAAVSGECEADFNLGLRSNLDSTRALLDALRAHVNAGGPVARLVFSSSVAVFGPDPAVPMPALVADDTLPAPQTSYGVQKLICEHLIADYTRKGYIDGRAARLMTVTVRPGKPNGAASSFFSGIIREPLAGVESICPVSADVSHPMTSPSHTVDGLIAVYEASREAFGGRLALNLPALNVRISDMLDALEEVAGPAVRARVRFERDERIAGIVANWPRGATAERAARLGLRPHDNFADIVRQYIDDCAALPNANETLQGMNR, from the coding sequence ATGAAACTGATGATCACGGGCGGCGGCGGTTTCCTCGGCGCGCGCCTCGCGCGCACGCTGCTGCGCCGCGGCACCCTGGACGGTCAGCGCATCGAGCGCATGGTGCTGACGGACATCGCGCCGCCGCCGGCCGATCTCGTGGCCGACGCCCGGGTCGAAGCCCGCACCGGTCCGCTGCTGATGCAGACGGATGCCCTGCGCGCCGAATCCTTCGACGGCGTGTTCCATCTCGCCGCCGCCGTCTCGGGCGAATGCGAGGCCGACTTCAATCTCGGCCTGCGCTCCAACCTGGACAGCACGCGCGCACTGCTCGACGCGCTGCGCGCCCACGTGAACGCCGGCGGCCCGGTGGCGCGGCTGGTGTTCTCGAGCTCGGTGGCGGTGTTCGGGCCCGACCCGGCCGTGCCGATGCCGGCGCTGGTGGCCGACGACACGCTGCCGGCACCGCAGACGTCCTACGGCGTGCAGAAGCTGATCTGCGAACACCTGATCGCCGACTACACGCGCAAGGGCTACATCGACGGCCGCGCCGCGCGGCTGATGACGGTCACGGTGCGGCCCGGCAAGCCGAACGGCGCGGCGTCCTCCTTCTTCAGCGGCATCATCCGCGAGCCGCTGGCCGGGGTCGAATCGATCTGCCCGGTATCGGCCGACGTCTCGCATCCGATGACTTCGCCCTCGCACACGGTCGATGGCCTGATCGCCGTCTACGAAGCCAGCCGCGAGGCCTTCGGCGGCCGGCTGGCGCTCAACCTGCCGGCGCTCAACGTGCGCATCAGCGACATGCTCGACGCGCTGGAGGAAGTGGCCGGCCCGGCCGTGCGCGCCCGCGTGCGCTTCGAGCGCGACGAGCGCATTGCCGGCATCGTCGCCAACTGGCCGCGCGGCGCCACCGCCGAGCGCGCCGCGCGCCTGGGTCTGCGGCCGCACGACAATTTCGCCGACATCGTGCGCCAGTACATCGACGACTGCGCCGCGCTGCCGAACGCGAACGAGACCCTCCAGGGCATGAACCGCTGA
- a CDS encoding FadR/GntR family transcriptional regulator, whose amino-acid sequence MITALAFPPAAPRTTPSQPLKLIVDRLSDRLAAHWCAQIESGALAPGDRLPTERELALAHGVSRTVVREAVHQLKSKALVQSRQGSGVFVAEPPAHQALAFDPAVLSSVQAVVHVVEVRRVLEGEIAALAAERASRVQIAALRRALKAIDAAAAAGQDGVAEDLAFHRVIGEATGNPQFRLLLGFLEQYLREGMRITRGNEARRRDFMEAVQSEHRAIFEAIAARDPAAARRRATEHLIRGEQRLVEGGIIDGRRRKAAVRAQRAGVPLPSLRKTTKATKESP is encoded by the coding sequence CTGATAACCGCCCTCGCTTTTCCCCCCGCCGCGCCGAGAACCACCCCCTCCCAGCCCCTCAAGCTGATCGTCGATCGGCTGTCGGACCGGCTGGCAGCCCACTGGTGCGCGCAAATCGAATCGGGCGCGCTCGCGCCCGGCGACCGCCTGCCGACCGAGCGCGAGCTGGCGCTGGCGCACGGCGTCTCGCGCACCGTGGTGCGCGAGGCGGTGCACCAGCTCAAGTCGAAGGCGCTGGTGCAGTCGCGCCAGGGTTCGGGCGTGTTCGTGGCCGAGCCGCCGGCCCATCAGGCGCTGGCCTTCGATCCGGCGGTGCTGTCCTCGGTGCAGGCGGTGGTCCATGTGGTCGAGGTGCGCCGCGTGCTGGAAGGCGAGATCGCCGCGCTGGCGGCCGAGCGCGCGAGCCGCGTGCAGATCGCGGCACTGCGGCGCGCGCTCAAGGCCATCGATGCCGCCGCCGCGGCCGGCCAGGACGGCGTGGCCGAGGACCTGGCCTTCCACCGCGTGATCGGCGAGGCCACCGGCAATCCGCAGTTCCGGCTCTTGCTCGGCTTCCTGGAGCAGTACCTGCGCGAGGGCATGCGCATCACGCGCGGCAACGAAGCGCGGCGGCGCGACTTCATGGAAGCCGTGCAGTCCGAGCACCGCGCCATCTTCGAGGCCATCGCCGCGCGCGATCCGGCGGCCGCGCGGCGGCGCGCCACCGAACACCTGATCCGCGGCGAACAGCGGCTGGTCGAAGGCGGCATCATCGACGGCCGGCGCCGCAAGGCGGCGGTCCGGGCCCAGCGCGCTGGCGTGCCCTTGCCCTCTTTGCGAAAGACAACGAAAGCCACGAAGGAATCTCCATGA
- a CDS encoding ABC transporter ATP-binding protein: MASVTIQAVKKNFGNVPILHGVDIDIRDGSFTVLVGPSGCGKSTLLRMIAGLEQINGGEIRIGDKRVNDLPPKERDIAMVFQNYALYPHMTVRDNMAFALALAKMDKTAIDAKVKQAAEILALMPLLDRYPRQLSGGQRQRVAMGRAIVRDPQVFLFDEPLSNLDAKLRVAMRSEIKELHQRLKTTSIYVTHDQIEAMTMGDKIVVMRDGRIEQTGSPLELYDHPANQFVAGFIGSPAMNFLPGILRRGAGAARVELPDGTQLDAPLAAGGADGQPVVYGTRPEHLTLADGGGIASQVVVMEPTGMDTFVACRHEGTELSAVFRERHDFAPGTTIHLQPDLQRAHLFDASTGQLLVA, from the coding sequence ATGGCCAGTGTCACGATCCAGGCAGTCAAGAAGAACTTCGGTAATGTCCCGATCCTCCATGGCGTGGACATCGACATCCGCGACGGCTCCTTCACCGTGCTGGTTGGGCCGTCGGGCTGCGGCAAGTCGACGCTGCTGCGCATGATCGCGGGGCTGGAGCAGATCAACGGCGGCGAGATCCGCATCGGCGACAAGCGCGTCAACGACCTGCCGCCGAAGGAGCGCGACATCGCGATGGTGTTCCAGAACTACGCGCTCTATCCGCACATGACCGTGCGCGACAACATGGCCTTCGCGCTCGCGCTGGCGAAGATGGACAAGACGGCCATCGATGCCAAGGTCAAGCAGGCGGCCGAGATCCTGGCGCTGATGCCGCTGCTCGACCGCTATCCGCGCCAGCTCTCGGGCGGCCAGCGCCAGCGCGTCGCGATGGGGCGCGCGATCGTGCGCGATCCGCAGGTCTTCCTGTTCGACGAGCCGCTGTCCAACCTCGACGCCAAGCTGCGCGTGGCGATGCGCAGCGAGATCAAGGAGCTGCACCAGCGGCTGAAGACCACCTCGATCTACGTCACGCACGACCAGATCGAGGCCATGACCATGGGCGACAAGATCGTCGTCATGCGCGACGGCCGCATCGAGCAGACCGGCAGTCCGCTGGAGCTCTACGACCATCCGGCCAACCAGTTCGTGGCCGGCTTCATCGGCTCGCCGGCGATGAACTTCCTGCCCGGCATCCTGCGGCGCGGCGCGGGCGCGGCGCGCGTGGAGCTGCCCGACGGCACGCAGCTCGATGCGCCGCTCGCGGCCGGCGGCGCCGATGGGCAGCCTGTCGTCTACGGCACGCGGCCCGAGCATCTGACGCTCGCCGACGGCGGCGGCATTGCGTCGCAGGTGGTGGTGATGGAGCCGACCGGCATGGACACCTTCGTCGCCTGCCGCCATGAAGGCACCGAGCTCTCGGCCGTGTTCCGCGAACGCCACGACTTCGCGCCCGGCACCACGATCCATCTGCAACCCGATCTTCAGAGAGCGCATCTTTTCGACGCCAGCACTGGTCAGCTTCTGGTGGCTTGA